A genomic region of uncultured Roseibium sp. contains the following coding sequences:
- a CDS encoding malonic semialdehyde reductase — translation MTLAVSHAPTGEALEKLRAEAHAHIRDLRERIGKLDDDGIDLILRTARSHYAWQDRPVPHEVLEAIYEITAAGPTSMNTCPARFYFVESHEAKTRLAKALKDKNIDKMMSAPGTVIIAHDLDFWKELPFLFPHEDRRPHFEGKPEHSETTAFRNGTLQGAYFMIAARALGLDVGAMSGFSNKIVDEEFFAGTTLRSNFLCNFGYADETALFQKLPRLPFDKACKFL, via the coding sequence ATGACACTGGCCGTCTCTCATGCACCGACCGGTGAGGCGCTGGAAAAGCTGCGCGCGGAAGCACATGCGCATATCCGCGATCTGCGCGAGCGGATCGGCAAACTGGACGATGACGGTATCGACCTGATCCTGCGGACCGCCAGGTCGCACTACGCCTGGCAGGACAGGCCTGTACCGCATGAAGTTCTCGAGGCGATCTACGAGATAACTGCCGCAGGTCCGACAAGCATGAACACATGCCCGGCGCGCTTCTATTTCGTTGAGAGCCACGAGGCCAAGACCCGGCTTGCCAAGGCGCTCAAGGACAAGAATATCGACAAGATGATGTCTGCGCCGGGGACGGTGATCATTGCGCACGACCTGGACTTCTGGAAGGAGCTGCCGTTCCTCTTTCCCCACGAGGACCGTCGGCCGCATTTTGAAGGAAAACCGGAACATTCCGAAACCACCGCCTTTCGGAACGGGACGCTTCAAGGGGCCTATTTCATGATCGCGGCGCGCGCGCTCGGTCTTGATGTCGGCGCGATGTCCGGCTTTTCCAACAAGATCGTGGACGAGGAGTTCTTCGCCGGAACCACGCTCAGATCGAATTTCCTGTGCAACTTCGGCTATGCCGACGAAACCGCGCTGTTCCAGAAACTGCCGCGTCTTCCGTTCGACAAAGCCTGCAAGTTCCTGTGA
- a CDS encoding TrkA C-terminal domain-containing protein has translation MTIDFSQIFQQDSVLVIFTIIAIGYLIGNIRVARFEIGVTGGVLLCALMFGHYGYKIDPIVQAIGFTLFIYSVGWQAGPQILNVMRQDGPKYLVLTVFMAGGSFLLVLGLAWLTGLSNSFSAGLMAGSLTSTPTLVGAQNAVSSGLVSPAAGQTSNSLIESISVAYAITYIFGTVGLLLVVKLLPNLLRVDLAAAAETFASERGFKQENVEDTIDRPILRAYLIDELEVSGLTIAQALVARSAKDISVRSLYKIKRGTELIDPQPDTVIEAGDKVAVFATPEEHARARSQYRLGAEVLDRDLIDAVVDVAEVVVTNPNAVGKSLEQLGIYERHGCYLTRMTRSQIQLPLAPGTVAQRGDVMILTGERRALDRAIAELGAEDRKAVETDLLTFAAGIVFGLLLGQITVKIGDIDVGIGTAGGLLIAGICVGFLRANRPTFGRMPAAARFIMMELGLLLFMVGVGLNAGGGIAAAIGSVGPVLFLSGVVVTCLPLLCGYVFGRLALGMNPALLLGALTGAMTSTPALGIVQQAAKSTVPALGYAGTYALANVLLTLAGTLIMLL, from the coding sequence ATGACCATCGATTTTTCGCAGATCTTCCAGCAGGATTCCGTGCTGGTCATCTTCACGATCATTGCGATCGGGTACCTGATCGGCAACATCCGCGTCGCCCGCTTTGAAATCGGCGTGACCGGCGGTGTTTTGCTCTGCGCGCTGATGTTCGGACACTACGGTTACAAGATCGATCCGATCGTTCAGGCGATCGGCTTCACGCTGTTCATCTATTCCGTAGGCTGGCAGGCCGGACCGCAGATCCTCAACGTGATGCGCCAGGACGGGCCCAAGTATCTTGTTCTGACCGTGTTCATGGCGGGTGGCTCCTTCCTTCTTGTGCTTGGTCTCGCCTGGCTGACAGGTCTTTCCAACTCCTTTTCCGCCGGATTGATGGCCGGCAGCCTGACGAGCACGCCGACCCTTGTCGGCGCCCAGAACGCGGTTTCGTCCGGTCTCGTGTCTCCGGCCGCCGGACAAACCTCCAACAGCCTCATCGAAAGCATCAGCGTCGCCTATGCGATTACCTACATCTTCGGAACGGTTGGCCTGCTCCTGGTCGTTAAACTGCTGCCGAACCTTCTGCGTGTCGACCTGGCGGCAGCGGCGGAAACCTTCGCCAGCGAGCGCGGCTTCAAGCAGGAAAATGTCGAGGACACGATCGACAGGCCGATCCTGCGCGCCTACCTGATCGACGAACTGGAGGTCAGCGGTCTGACGATAGCGCAGGCGCTGGTTGCCCGCTCCGCAAAGGACATCAGCGTCAGGTCACTCTACAAGATCAAACGCGGGACCGAGTTGATCGACCCCCAACCCGACACGGTGATCGAGGCAGGCGACAAGGTCGCCGTTTTCGCAACACCGGAAGAACACGCGAGGGCAAGAAGCCAGTATCGCCTCGGCGCCGAAGTCCTGGACCGGGATCTGATCGATGCCGTCGTCGATGTTGCCGAGGTTGTGGTGACGAACCCGAATGCCGTCGGAAAATCCCTGGAGCAACTCGGAATATATGAACGTCACGGCTGTTACCTGACACGCATGACCCGATCCCAGATCCAGCTTCCCCTGGCGCCCGGAACCGTTGCCCAGCGCGGTGATGTCATGATCCTGACCGGCGAACGCCGGGCGCTTGACAGGGCCATTGCCGAACTTGGCGCAGAGGACCGGAAGGCCGTCGAAACCGACCTGCTGACTTTCGCCGCCGGGATCGTCTTCGGCCTGTTGCTCGGTCAGATCACCGTAAAGATCGGCGACATCGATGTCGGCATCGGCACCGCGGGCGGATTGCTGATTGCAGGCATCTGTGTCGGTTTCCTGCGCGCCAACCGTCCCACCTTCGGCCGCATGCCGGCTGCGGCCCGGTTCATCATGATGGAACTCGGCCTGCTCCTGTTCATGGTCGGCGTGGGACTGAACGCCGGCGGCGGCATCGCCGCCGCGATCGGCTCAGTAGGACCGGTCCTGTTCCTGTCAGGCGTGGTCGTGACCTGCCTGCCGCTTCTGTGCGGTTACGTTTTCGGACGGCTGGCCCTCGGCATGAACCCGGCGCTTCTGCTGGGCGCGCTGACCGGGGCCATGACCAGCACACCGGCCCTCGG
- a CDS encoding OsmC family protein, protein MALKAKTVVKLRSSAKGISHSRTDVGIRDLTFSIDEPEARGGTNLGPAPTEAALAALAGCTNVIGNKCADRLGVDIGHLSIEITCEFDRRGVTLEEEIDVPFVALSQVVTSDGTATDDDLARVAREVAKYCPLSKLFEQAGTALETVWQKA, encoded by the coding sequence ATGGCGCTGAAGGCAAAGACAGTCGTCAAGCTCCGGTCCTCCGCAAAGGGGATCAGCCATTCCAGGACGGATGTCGGTATCCGAGACCTGACGTTTTCGATCGATGAGCCTGAGGCACGGGGCGGAACGAATCTCGGCCCCGCACCGACGGAGGCGGCGCTGGCCGCACTCGCCGGATGCACCAACGTGATCGGCAACAAGTGTGCCGACAGACTGGGCGTCGATATCGGACACCTGTCGATCGAAATCACCTGCGAATTCGACCGCAGGGGCGTCACCTTGGAGGAGGAAATCGACGTTCCCTTTGTCGCGCTGAGCCAGGTGGTGACGAGCGACGGGACCGCAACGGATGACGATCTCGCACGCGTTGCGCGGGAAGTCGCCAAATACTGCCCCCTGTCGAAACTGTTCGAACAGGCGGGGACCGCACTTGAGACGGTCTGGCAAAAGGCCTGA
- a CDS encoding YciI family protein — protein MPKWNDYKRMARERGSLALELYVVNTIPSGPDADLPGTLPDHLAYQARMEQEGKLVFAGPVSDASGDNLEGEGMIIYRAPSLEDARRYAAEDPMHAKGVRTFKVRRWLVNEGSFTLSVGLSTKQVNLS, from the coding sequence ATGCCGAAATGGAACGACTACAAACGCATGGCCAGGGAACGGGGATCACTCGCGCTCGAGCTCTATGTCGTGAATACGATTCCCTCCGGACCGGACGCAGATTTGCCCGGCACCCTGCCCGATCATCTCGCTTACCAGGCCCGGATGGAACAGGAGGGCAAACTCGTTTTCGCAGGTCCGGTCTCCGATGCATCCGGCGACAATCTGGAGGGCGAAGGGATGATCATCTACAGGGCGCCATCGCTGGAAGACGCAAGGCGTTACGCTGCTGAAGATCCGATGCATGCCAAAGGCGTCCGGACGTTCAAGGTCCGCCGCTGGCTCGTAAACGAGGGCAGTTTCACATTGTCCGTCGGTCTGTCCACCAAGCAGGTCAATCTGTCCTAA
- a CDS encoding fumarylacetoacetate hydrolase family protein: protein MRFIVGTGSSGQGVFLVEGEWAWNLTAANGNVGTDLSALAAGRIAMDSLETLKQSVDAEPLSSITPGLPIERPGKIMCLGLNYVDHIKEGGYEVPSYPALFMRCNTSMIPAGAPMVRPSCSEQLDYEAELMVIIGKGGKHISEQDALEHVFGYTIFNDGSVREYQRKTHQWTPGKNFDGTGPIGPVIVTPDELPAGAEGLKIESRVGTEILQSAKTSDMLWSVARTIATVSEFTTFESGDLLAMGTPPGVGHAKTPQRWLRPGEVVEVEIEGIGICANPVVAEEDMVATEAAE, encoded by the coding sequence ATGCGATTTATAGTTGGGACAGGTTCGTCGGGGCAGGGTGTGTTTCTCGTAGAGGGGGAATGGGCCTGGAACCTGACGGCGGCAAACGGAAATGTCGGAACGGATTTGAGTGCGTTGGCCGCGGGCCGGATCGCCATGGACAGTCTCGAAACGCTGAAGCAAAGCGTGGACGCGGAGCCTCTTTCCTCGATCACGCCGGGCCTTCCGATCGAGCGTCCCGGCAAGATCATGTGCCTCGGTCTGAATTATGTCGACCATATCAAGGAAGGGGGCTACGAAGTTCCTTCCTATCCCGCGCTGTTCATGCGCTGCAACACCTCCATGATCCCGGCAGGCGCACCGATGGTCCGCCCGAGCTGCTCGGAGCAGCTGGACTACGAAGCCGAGTTGATGGTGATTATCGGCAAGGGCGGCAAACATATCAGCGAGCAGGACGCGCTGGAGCATGTGTTCGGCTACACCATCTTCAATGACGGGTCGGTGCGGGAATACCAGCGCAAGACCCACCAGTGGACGCCCGGAAAGAATTTTGACGGCACAGGCCCCATCGGCCCGGTCATCGTGACACCGGACGAACTTCCCGCTGGCGCGGAAGGCCTCAAGATCGAGTCGCGCGTCGGCACGGAAATCCTGCAGAGCGCAAAAACCTCCGACATGCTCTGGAGCGTTGCGCGCACGATCGCGACGGTATCCGAATTCACGACCTTTGAATCCGGTGACCTGCTTGCGATGGGAACACCTCCCGGGGTCGGGCATGCCAAGACACCCCAGCGCTGGCTGCGTCCGGGTGAAGTCGTTGAAGTCGAGATCGAGGGCATCGGTATCTGTGCCAATCCCGTTGTCGCCGAAGAAGACATGGTTGCGACGGAGGCCGCGGAATGA
- a CDS encoding malonyl-CoA decarboxylase yields MTILGDLLSTIFERRYLAAALDKPDSRSMEELITALVGATGEITGLSAANHILKRYQAMTDGEKLAFFQHLASDMNIDPDKVRSTLDAYEKNPSKQSYRAFMTAVEPDRQELIRRLNQTPGATEILVRMRANLLTLGGNDPKLQALDQDFRHLFVSWFNRGFLVLRPISWESPAHILEKIIAYESVHEIASWEDLRHRLVPDDRRCFAFFHPTMPDEPLIFVEVALTSEIPGSIQDLLTDEREIIAADTAKTAVFYSISNCQAGLAGISFGNSLIKQVASDLAAELPGLKSFVTLSPIPGLTKWLNSEDIAYEDADTKQLRLLAAYYLMSAKRPDGEPLDPVARFHLGNGAMIHAVHAVADTSAKGRAQSAGVMVNYLYDLPKVAQNHERFATSHEIAASGEIRNLNAAAKKQDLHRPEPEQASA; encoded by the coding sequence ATGACCATCCTTGGAGATTTGCTGTCGACAATTTTCGAACGCAGATATCTGGCTGCTGCGCTCGACAAGCCGGACTCCCGCTCGATGGAGGAACTGATCACGGCTCTTGTCGGCGCGACCGGGGAAATTACCGGGCTCTCAGCGGCAAATCACATCCTGAAGCGCTACCAGGCGATGACAGACGGGGAAAAACTCGCTTTCTTTCAGCATCTGGCCAGCGACATGAACATAGATCCCGACAAGGTGCGCAGCACGCTCGACGCCTACGAGAAAAACCCGAGCAAGCAGAGCTACCGCGCTTTCATGACGGCGGTCGAACCGGACCGGCAGGAACTCATCAGGCGGTTGAACCAGACCCCGGGTGCGACCGAAATCCTGGTGCGAATGCGCGCCAATCTTCTCACCCTCGGCGGCAACGATCCCAAACTGCAAGCGCTCGATCAGGATTTCAGGCACCTGTTCGTGTCCTGGTTCAACCGGGGTTTCCTGGTTCTGCGGCCGATCAGCTGGGAAAGCCCGGCACATATCCTTGAGAAGATCATCGCCTATGAATCCGTGCACGAAATCGCCAGTTGGGAGGACCTGCGTCACAGGCTGGTGCCGGACGACCGCCGCTGCTTCGCATTCTTTCACCCCACCATGCCGGACGAGCCCCTGATCTTTGTTGAAGTGGCCCTGACAAGCGAGATCCCGGGCTCCATTCAGGACCTGCTCACCGACGAACGCGAGATCATTGCCGCGGACACGGCAAAGACGGCCGTCTTCTACTCGATCTCCAACTGTCAGGCAGGTCTCGCCGGGATCTCGTTCGGCAATTCGCTGATCAAGCAGGTCGCATCCGACCTGGCGGCCGAACTCCCCGGTTTGAAATCATTCGTCACCTTGTCGCCGATCCCGGGGCTGACGAAGTGGCTGAATTCGGAAGATATTGCCTACGAAGACGCGGATACCAAGCAATTGAGGCTCCTTGCCGCCTATTACCTGATGTCGGCAAAGCGGCCCGATGGTGAACCCCTGGATCCCGTTGCCCGTTTTCATCTTGGCAACGGGGCGATGATCCATGCAGTCCACGCCGTCGCGGACACGTCCGCCAAGGGACGCGCGCAGTCGGCCGGGGTCATGGTGAACTACCTATACGACCTTCCCAAGGTCGCCCAGAATCACGAGCGGTTTGCCACCTCGCATGAGATCGCCGCATCGGGCGAAATCCGCAATCTGAATGCGGCCGCAAAAAAGCAGGACCTGCATCGCCCCGAGCCTGAACAGGCGAGCGCCTGA